One stretch of Prunus persica cultivar Lovell chromosome G1, Prunus_persica_NCBIv2, whole genome shotgun sequence DNA includes these proteins:
- the LOC18793446 gene encoding glu S.griseus protease inhibitor, which yields MHPSLPPSLTNISQEISVGTLTQKAMMASGCKGKDSWPELVGAEGKVAKATIERENPLVTALILHLGAPITQDLRFDRVRVWVNTNGIVTWIPVIA from the exons ATGcatccctccctccctccctccctcacAAACATATCACAAGAGATATCAGTGGGAACACTAACGCAAAAGGCGATGATGGCATCTGGATGTAAAG GTAAGGATTCATGGCCTGAGCTGGTGGGAGCCGAGGGGAAAGTTGCCAAGGCAACAATTGAGAGGGAGAATCCTTTAGTCACTGCTCTGATTCTGCATCTAGGAGCACCTATTACCCAAGATCTCCGATTTGATAGGGTTCGTGTTTGGGTTAATACAAATGGCATCGTTACTTGGATCCCAgtaattgcataa
- the LOC18793845 gene encoding berberine bridge enzyme-like 17 encodes MKFRNPPVLLFILSVLSLSIPWTTAGTVSIDRFLQCLTKYPHPAHTIQESIYTPQNSSFQSVLVAHINNRRYSTAATPKPLAIIAAKNESHVQATVLCAKHHGLQIKIRSGGHDFEGLSYTSDVPFVILDMFNINSIDVNVADKSAWVHSGATLGEVYYAIGTKTNVYGFPAGICPTVGAGGHFSGGGYGFLMRKYGLSVDNIVDARLVTANGRILDRKSMGEDLFWAIRGGGGASFGVILSWKLKLVPVPPKVTVFNLTKTIEEGVTDLVYKWQTLAPQLPKDVFLRAQPQVKNIDTKGNKTVGVSFIGHFLGTSDKVVALLNESFPELGLQRKDCYEVSWVESTVFWAESPIGTPIEILLSKPTEPETFYKGKSDYVKEPIPKHVFDSIWKKMIEIEHIWLDWNPYGGRMSEISESATPYPHRAGNLFFALYYSSWYDEGIEATNKYVRLTRELYDMMTPYVSKNPREAFQNYRDLDIGANQDNKTTFETATLYGRKYFKGNFDRLVRVKTMVDPHNFFKHKQSIPPL; translated from the coding sequence ATGAAGTTCAGAAACCCTCCAGTCCTGCTTTTCATTCTCTCTGTCCTTTCACTCTCGATACCATGGACAACTGCAGGAACAGTTTCCATTGATCGCTTTCTCCAATGCCTCACAAAATATCCTCACCCTGCCCACACAATCCAAGAATCAATTTACACCCCTCAAAATAGCTCATTTCAATCTGTTTTGGTAGCACATATTAATAACCGCAGATATTCTACAGCTGCAACTCCAAAACCTCTGGCCATAATAGCGGCCAAGAATGAGTCCCATGTCCAAGCAACTGTGCTTTGTGCCAAACATCATGGGTTGCAAATTAAAATCCGAAGTGGTGGCCATGATTTCGAGGGTTTATCTTACACGTCGGATGTGCCCTTTGTCATTCTCGACATGTTTAACATTAACTCCATTGATGTTAATGTTGCTGATAAGAGCGCTTGGGTTCACTCTGGAGCTACTCTTGGAGAAGTTTATTATGCAATTGGTACAAAAACCAACGTTTACGGCTTTCCTGCTGGGATTTGTCCAACAGTTGGTGCTGGTGGCCATTTTAGTGGCGGCGGCTATGGGTTTTTGATGAGAAAGTATGGGCTTAGCGTCGATAATATCGTGGATGCTAGGCTAGTTACTGCCAATGGTAGAATCCTTGATAGAAAGTCAATGGGAGAGGACCTTTTCTGGGCCATCAGAGGAGGTGGTGGAGCTAGCTTCGGAGTTATTCTTTCATGGAAGCTCAAGCTGGTTCCAGTTCCACCCAAAGTGACTGTGTTCAACCTTACAAAGACCATAGAGGAAGGTGTTACAGATTTGGTTTACAAGTGGCAAACTCTTGCACCCCAGCTTCCCAAAGATGTCTTCCTCAGAGCACAGCCACAAGTGAAGAATATTGATACCAAGGGAAACAAGACTGTGGGAGTATCATTCATCGGCCATTTCTTGGGAACAAGTGACAAGGTTGTGGCATTGTTGAATGAGAGTTTCCCTGAACTGGGCCTGCAACGAAAAGACTGCTATGAAGTGAGCTGGGTGGAATCCACTGTATTTTGGGCTGAAAGTCCCATTGGAACCCCCATAGAAATTCTTCTCAGCAAGCCAACTGAACCAGAGACCTTCTACAAAGGTAAGTCAGACTATGTGAAGGAACCAATTCCTAAACATGTTTTTGATTCCATATGGAAGAAGATGATTGAGATAGAGCACATTTGGTTGGATTGGAACCCTTACGGTGGAAGAATGAGTGAGATTTCTGAGTCAGCAACTCCATACCCTCACAGGGCCGGAAACCTATTTTTTGCTCTGTACTATTCGTCGTGGTATGACGAAGGGATTGAGGCCACCAACAAGTACGTTCGCTTAACAAGAGAGTTGTATGACATGATGACACCGTATGTCTCCAAGAATCCAAGAGAGGCGTTCCAAAACTACAGGGATCTCGACATTGGTGCGAACCAGGATAATAAGACTACCTTTGAAACTGCTACACTTTATGGAAGGAAGTACTTCAAAGGTAATTTTGATAGATTGGTGCGTGTGAAAACCATGGTCGATCCTCATAATTTTTTCAAGCATAAGCAAAGTATCCCTCCTCTTTAG
- the LOC18790664 gene encoding uncharacterized protein LOC18790664 produces the protein MGTPEAKYAAFEEKVKRTVYLDNISPHVTETVVRTALSQFGTVKNLQFIRNYVESRNIPQSALVEMENLRQADVIVSELARLPFMMSGMPRPVRARRAEVEMFDDRHAEPGRGISCRWLEPNDPDFQVAQKLKRLTRKHAAEASFVLEQQLQEEENLAKQQNEALQANYKKYDMLDRVIADGTVKCLASHYNIRQADD, from the coding sequence ATGGGGACTCCAGAAGCAAAGTATGCTGCCTTTGAGGAGAAGGTCAAACGAACTGTTTACCTCGATAACATCTCACCACATGTCACTGAAACTGTTGTGAGAACTGCTCTTTCACAGTTTGGGACTGTGAAAAATCTTCAGTTCATTCGAAATTACGTGGAATCAAGGAACATCCCGCAAAGTGCACTGGTGGAGATGGAGAACCTTAGACAGGCTGATGTTATTGTCTCAGAGTTAGCTCGATTGCCTTTCATGATGTCGGGGATGCCGAGGCCTGTGAGGGCACGTCGTGCTGAAGTGGAGATGTTTGATGATCGCCATGCAGAGCCTGGAAGAGGGATATCTTGTCGTTGGTTGGAGCCAAATGATCCGGATTTTCAAGTGGCACAAAAACTGAAGCGTCTTACtcgaaagcatgctgctgaaGCGTCATTTGTGCTCGAGCAACAACTCCAGGAAGAAGAGAATCTTGCAAAGCAGCAGAACGAGGCTCTTCAAGCAAATTATAAGAAGTATGACATGTTAGATAGGGTAATAGCTGATGGGACTGTTAAATGTTTGGCAAGTCATTATAATATACGACAAGCAGATGACTGA
- the LOC18790536 gene encoding glu S.griseus protease inhibitor produces MSTECQGKDTWPELLGSQGTVAEATIERENSLVDAQIVLEGSIVTADFRCDRVRVWVNTDGIVTRVPSIG; encoded by the exons ATGTCAACTGAGTGTCAAG GTAAGGATACATGGCCTGAACTTCTGGGATCTCAGGGGACAGTTGCAGAGGCAACAATTGAGAGGGAGAATTCTTTGGTTGATGCTCAGATCGTGCTAGAAGGGTCGATTGTCACTGCTGATTTCCGGTGCGATAGGGTTCGCGTTTGGGTTAATACTGATGGCATTGTTACAAGGGTCCCTAGTATTGGTTAG
- the LOC18789036 gene encoding glu S.griseus protease inhibitor has translation MASDQCQGSTGKYVWPELLGVEGTVAEATIERENSTVKVEVVLEGTIVPADFVCVPDRVRVWVDTDGLVTRVPVIG, from the exons ATGGCATCTGATCAATGTCAAGGCAGCACAg GTAAGTATGTATGGCCTGAGCTGCTGGGAGTGGAGGGGACAGTTGCGGAGGCAACAATTGAGAGGGAGAATTCTACCGTCAAAGTTGAGGTGGTGTTGGAAGGAACCATTGTCCCCGCAGATTTCGTATGCGTACCTGATAGGGTTCGTGTTTGGGTCGACACAGATGGCTTGGTTACTAGGGTTCCTGTAATTGGTTaa
- the LOC18792518 gene encoding agamous-like MADS-box protein AGL31, which yields MEQKEAKVYKNRRYVSFSKRRSGLFSKGKDFCKKFEAEIGIVVLSGAGRPYWSPDNPSLDAVLDRFMQSDQAPTNAIDFKVRLQKKRKREEPDNEVQGQLAEEVKSCRTVKDMFSLRDKYLVLLQDHTNKRMKGSHVLEKGEAKCVSTSPSNLSFEDSVWVEPISRHKDICSSSTLDFAQQNPNPNPNPNPNNYYSYLENLCNEDTTFDYLL from the coding sequence ATGGAGCAGAAAGAAGCGAAGGTGTATAAAAACAGAAGGTATGTGAGCTTCTCAAAGAGGCGCAGCGGCCTGTTTAGCAAGGGTAAAGACTTCTGCAAAAAGTTTGAAGCAGAAATTGGCATTGTTGTGCTCTCTGGAGCAGGCAGGCCTTACTGGTCCCCGGACAACCCTTCCCTCGACGCCGTCCTCGACCGCTTCATGCAATCAGACCAGGCACCTACTAACGCCATTGATTTCAAGGTTAGACtgcagaagaagaggaagagagaggaaCCTGATAATGAAGTTCAGGGACAGCTTGCGGAGGAGGTGAAGTCATGTCGAACAGTTAAGGACATGTTTTCGTTGAGAGACAAATACTTGGTGCTTCTTCAGGACCATACTAACAAGAGGATGAAAGGTTCACATGTTTTGGAGAAGGGTGAGGCAAAATGTGTCTCTACCTCACCATCAAACCTAAGTTTTGAGGATAGTGTTTGGGTAGAACCAATTTCAAGGCATAAAGACATATGTTCTAGTTCAACATTAGATTTCGCACAACAAAATCCCAATCCTAATCCCAACCCGAATCCCAATAACTATTACAGTTACTTAGAAAACCTTTGTAATGAAGATACAACTTTTGATTATTTATTATGA
- the LOC18791287 gene encoding UDP-N-acetylglucosamine--dolichyl-phosphate N-acetylglucosaminephosphotransferase, translated as MAARKRASTDSSAQTKPNEATKRPKPKEPPLTDPPIAPPKSGVILKLTLFFSIPYFYLIFYHCKIEHELRKSILINAALSLAGLFVTVKMIPVASRYVLRRNLFGYDINKKGTPQGTVKVPESLGIVVGIVFLVLGILFQYFNFTADSNWLVEYNAALASICFMVLLGFVDDVLDVPWRVKLLLPSIAALPLLLAYAGHTTIIIPKPLIPHVGLEVLDLGWMYKLYMGLLAVFCTNSINIHAGLNGLEVGQTVIIASAILIHNIMQIGASADSEYKMAHAFSLYLVQPLLATSLALFSHNWYPSSAFVGDTYTYFAGMTMAVAGILGHFSETLLIFFVPQVLNFLLSLPQLAGIVPCPRHRLPRFDPGTGLLTGTNDGTLVNFFLRRFGRMTEKSICICLLVFQAIACCFCFVLRFFLAGWYK; from the coding sequence ATGGCAGCTCGAAAGCGAGCTTCAACAGACTCGTCCgcacaaaccaaaccaaacgaGGCCACCAAACGACCCAAACCCAAAGAACCTCCATTAACAGACCCGCCAATTGCACCCCCAAAGTCAGGTGTAATTCTCAAGCTCACGCTCTTCTTCTCAATCCCATACTTTTACCTCATCTTCTATCACTGCAAGATCGAACATGAACTTCGAAAATCGATTCTCATCAATGCGGCTCTCAGCCTTGCCGGGTTATTCGTCACCGTTAAGATGATCCCCGTGGCTTCCAGATACGTTCTCAGGCGCAACCTCTTTGGTTATGACATTAACAAAAAGGGTACACCGCAGGGCACTGTCAAAGTGCCTGAGTCATTGGGTATTGTTGTTGGAATTGTTTTCTTGGTCTTGGGAATCCTATTCCAGTATTTCAACTTCACTGCAGATTCAAATTGGCTAGTCGAGTACAATGCAGCATTAGCATCCATATGCTTTATGGTATTGCTTGGATTTGTAGATGATGTTCTTGATGTACCTTGGAGGGTGAAATTACTACTGCCATCCATTGCAGCTCTACCTCTGCTGTTGGCCTATGCTGGACATACAACTATCATCATACCGAAGCCACTTATTCCACATGTTGGGCTAGAGGTTTTGGATCTAGGATGGATGTACAAACTTTACATGGGCCTTTTGGCGGTTTTCTGTACAAACTCCATCAACATTCATGCTGGCTTGAATGGTCTTGAAGTTGGGCAGACAGTCATCATTGCATCTGCTATTTTAATACACAATATCATGCAAATTGGAGCATCTGCAGATTCTGAGTATAAGATGGCACATGCATTCTCTCTTTATCTTGTCCAACCCTTATTAGCCACCTCGTTGGCGTTGTTCTCTCACAACTGGTATCCTTCTTCAGCTTTTGTTGGAGATACATACACATACTTTGCTGGGATGACGATGGCAGTAGCTGGGATTTTAGGCCATTTTAGTGAAACACTCCTGATTTTCTTTGTCCCTCAAGTATTGAACTTTCTCTTGTCACTGCCCCAGCTTGCCGGCATTGTTCCATGTCCACGGCATCGTCTTCCTAGGTTTGATCCTGGAACTGGACTGCTGACTGGGACAAATGATGGGACGCTTGTAAACTTTTTTCTAAGACGATTTGGCAGGATGACGGAGAAGTCGATTTGCATCTGTCTTCTAGTTTTCCAGGCCATCGcttgctgcttctgtttcgtGCTGAGATTTTTCCTTGCTGGTTGGTACAAGTGA
- the LOC18788975 gene encoding glu S.griseus protease inhibitor encodes MASSTSTGAAAGKSSWPELVGTKGEEAVATIMKENPSLKAHTINQGSFITMDHRRDRVRVWIDEQGVVTAAPKIA; translated from the exons ATGGCGAGTAGCACAAGCACTG GTGCAGCAGCAGGAAAGAGTTCATGGCCAGAGCTGGTGGGGACTAAAGGAGAGGAGGCAGTAGCCACtataatgaaagaaaatccATCGCTCAAAGCCCACACAATAAATCAAGGGTCCTTCATCACCATGGATCATCGTCGCGACAGGGTTCGTGTCTGGATTGATGAGCAAGGTGTTGTCACTGCAGCGCCTAAGATAGCGTAA